A segment of the Solanum stenotomum isolate F172 unplaced genomic scaffold, ASM1918654v1 scaffold25681, whole genome shotgun sequence genome:
TACGGCAGTTGTACTACTGACGACGGCGGTGTTGATGCTTTCCGTTGAGCTTGCCGCCGGATATACATTCTCGTCGAGGTTGATTCACGGGTTCTCAGATGAAGCGGTGTCGTTTTGGGCATCTAAAGGGAAGAGTATGACGTGGCCGAACCGCGAGAGTGTGGAGCATATGAGGTTGCTACTTAGTAATGATTGGAAGCGACAGAGACTTNtgatgtgattataaattttatttacatatgaaacaaatgattagtagatataaatatggggttgttttaacaaaatataaactcatggataaattattatattaaaatatctcaaatcatgatatgaaatcacatggtgattccatatcatggtttttggagaatatgatatcacctctcatgatatgaaatcatgagatgaaatcagcgtaaaatcgcatgtccaaacactgatttcatctcacgacACCATATTGTGATATGATATCGCAAGGCCAAACGCCTATTTAAAGAGTGgtatttgtctttttctttgtgttttctttttcacCGAAGAGTGGTGCTTgtcagaaaaagaaaagaaaaaagtaaaatctaGAATGGCGATATGACTTTTCCTGTCAATGAACAGTGAACACTCACTCCCCCGTTAGTCCCCAGTTTTCTTacttgaaaaaacaaaaaaagccTCGGATTCTCTATTTCTCTTCACACCTAACAAAAATCTCTACCCTCTAGGGCTTTGCTTCAATGGCGATTTCTCTTACGGCAGTTGTACTACTGACGACGGTGGTGTTGATGCTTTCCGTTGAGCTTGCCGCCGGATATACATTCTCGTCGAGGTTGATTCACGGGTTCTCAGATGAAGCGGTGTCGTTTTGGGCATCTAAAGGGAAGAGTATGACGTGGCCGAACCGCGAGAGTGTGGAGCATATGAGGTTGCTACTTAGTAATGATTGGAAGCGACAGAGACTTAAGCTTGGTTCGCAGAAGCAGCTTTTGTTTCCATCTGAAGGAAGTGAAACTCATTTCTATGGAAATGACTTGAGTTGGTTAGTAATACTGCTTAATACTATCAGTTTAAGAGATTTATTAGAAATTGAAGCTTATAATGCGCAATGCTGTAGtggattttgagttttttttttagttctttgAATTACTGTTGCATAAGGAGTCAATTATTTTTGCTTATGATATTCAAGTTTTAGTTGAAAAAGCATAAGATAAGTGACCTCATAGTTGCTGTCCTCCAGTGGGGCTTTGGTACTCCCTCTTAGAtatgtgaaagaaatgagctacTAAAATCATCCAACTTTTTCCCCAACTGAACAATGAGTTGAATTGTTTTTGGAAGTTAAAATCTTGGTGTTGTTGCCTCCTTGAATAAATACTCTTCTAGATTGTCCATGGTTGAAATATTGAAATGATACAAGTTGGTCACATGTTTTTCTCCATGCCGTTAGGCCATTTTCTTGACAAGTGTCAAGCCTCATAGTTATTCgtctttagaaatcttgaagaGATCTCCTTTCCCCTTTTATTTTAGTAGTTGGCTCTtcttttagaaaattaagaaaatccgAAGCCCCTATATACTGGGAACAAGAAAAAGTTATgttgaaaaataagaataagaatgcTAAGCTCTTTAACAATATTAGTATATGAACACGGCAGTTCCACCTTTCTTGACAGGTCATCTTTTCGAACATGCCCCTTAGTATGGAGCTCGGGGATTTTAGATTCATGTGATGGTGGGTGATTATGTTCCCTTGTCTCCCCTAGAGGAGAGGAGTGGAAGTGTTGGAGAGTTCGTTTCATCTTTCCTTGATGAAATGGATGTTGTAGGAGAGGTTGGAAGGGGGGATTTTGCTAATGATGGTTTGTTTGTGCACAAGGAAGGtcttttcctttctctttcCATTGCTTGACTATGTTTGCTTTGCAAGGAAGGGAAGCTCAACCAAAAATCCAAAACCTTTGACAATTCAAATAGTGATAGTATTGAATATTGCATCAAATATTTTGTCGAGATCTTTGCCGAGTAAAAGAATTCTTTTTTTCTCGAGTTCTAATCAAGTGTCTTGATTGCTCTGGATTACTATTATTCAGGCTGCATTATGTGTGGATTGACATAGGGACACCAAATGCATCATTTCTTGTCGCCTTGGATACTGGAAGTGATCTGCTCTGGCTCCCTTGCAATTGTGTACAATGCGCTCCATTGTCTTCAAGCAACTACTCAATGTTGGTAGGTTGCTAATGTTAAATGTTGCATTTGACTGTTTATTCTTATTGGTAATATTTGACCTTTCTTTTGTTTCAAAACACAAGCGTGGTTTTGAAACTACCATCAACTTAATTCCAAGGGCGAAATCACCTTCACTTACAGTGGGACGGCTGGGACCACTAAACTATTATAGCATgcttaatttaatttgatgtaGTTACTCTAAAGGAAGatatataaacatataaacTCTTACAACATCAATTGTGCTCTGCAATTTTTCTGTCCAAGTTAAAGCTACTTGTGCGTTTGATGCTTTGTGCAACCTCAAAGTCCAAGCTTCTGCGGTCTTAACTCTTCAAGTTACTGCTATACCCTGATATATTATCTTGGAACCTCAACATTTTCTTTCTGAAAGGCATTGATTTTCGTTTAAAGATATGCCAACTAGTAAAAGGTTTAATGATTTTAGATTTTGTTGCATCTCGCAGCTTCCTCTGTCAGTCATTTTCTGTTTAAGtaaaacatttttatattaagatATGGAGGATTCAAGGTGTAGAAAATTAGTTTTTTCCTACTTCAAATTCTTGGACTGATTTGGGCATGTACATTTTGGCTGGTTCATCTCTTACTGAACAAATAGAAAAGccatttttacttttcttttatagCTATTAAAACTCATTATTCAGTTGAGCTAATTAATCTCTTATCAGTGAAGTATTTAAAAGTGACAGTGTATCTCATCATGTGAACAGTTTTAGCAGTTAATTCTCCAATGATTGATTGGCAGGTGCTCCCTTGTATTTGGGGCATCTATTATGCAGGATAAAGATCTGAATGAGTATAGCCCAGCACGATCAAGCAGTAGCAAGCATCTATCTTGCAGCCATCAATTATGTGAACTGGGTCCTAACTGCCGGAGTCCAAAGGAACACTGCCCTTATACTGTTAACTACTATTCTGAAAATACATCAAGTTCGGGTTTTCTTTTTGAGGACCAATTGCATTTGACTTCAGTTGG
Coding sequences within it:
- the LOC125851436 gene encoding aspartic proteinase-like protein 1 — translated: MAISLTAVVLLTTVVLMLSVELAAGYTFSSRLIHGFSDEAVSFWASKGKSMTWPNRESVEHMRLLLSNDWKRQRLKLGSQKQLLFPSEGSETHFYGNDLSWLHYVWIDIGTPNASFLVALDTGSDLLWLPCNCVQCAPLSSSNYSMLDKDLNEYSPARSSSSKHLSCSHQLCELGPNCRSPKEHCPYTVNYYSENTSSSGFLFEDQLHLTSVGGHEHQGSVLAPIVIGCGSKQSGNYLSGAAPDGVMGLGPGEISVPSLLAKSGFVPHSFSLCFGKSNSGTIFFGDKGPENQRRSSFVSLDGNYNTYIVEVQHYCVGGTCPKQSGFQALVDSGSSFTFLPSEIFTKVVTEFEEQMNATRLAIEDF